A section of the Humulus lupulus chromosome 2, drHumLupu1.1, whole genome shotgun sequence genome encodes:
- the LOC133818360 gene encoding eukaryotic translation initiation factor 5B-like — protein MTPTTEGGEFDDDVAGVLRTWGPSKSPVPFFPSVEVKTQQVLNPLSHGRQTLWVENHLQAPIVKAKKQQSKDVQNEFNMRLTQIVTQFKEQGLNNELYYKNKEMGETNNIVPTSAITYDLLTLGSYFNCIVLEVKVIEGHGTTIDVLLVNGVLHEGDQIVVYGMKGPIVASIRALLTPHPMKELRVKGTYLHHKEIKAAQGIKITAQHAIAGTSLYVVGPNDDLEDIKETTMEDMKSVMSRVDKSDEGVCVQASTLGSLEALLEFLKTP, from the exons ATGACGCCTACTACAGAGGGAGGTGAATTCGACGACGACGTTGCTGGGGTTCTCCGCACCTGGGGTCCGTCAAAGTCACCTGTTCCGTTCTTCCCTTCCGTCGAAGTCAAGACCCAACAAGTATTGAATCCTCTCTCTCACG GTAGACAGACTCTATGGGTGGAAAATCACCTACAAGCACCAATTGTAAAGGCAAAGAAGCAACAATCTAAGGATGTCCAAAATGAGTTCAACATGAGGCTCACTCAG ATTGTTACCCAGTTCAAGGAACAAGGCTTAAATAATGAGCTCTACTACAAAAACAAAGAAATGGGAGAGACAAACAACATTGTACCTACAAGTGCCATTACATATGATTTACTAACTCTGGGTTCATATTTCAAT TGTATTGTATTAGAGGTTAAGGTCATTGAAGGTCATGGGACAACTATTGACGTTTTACTAGTCAACGGAGTGCTTCATGAAGGAGATCAAATTGTTGTTTATGGCATGAAA GGACCAATTGTTGCTAGCATTCGAGCATTGTTAACACCCCATCCCATGAAAGAGCTCCGTGTCAAG GGAACATATCTACATCACAAGGAAATCAAGGCTGCACAGGGTATAAAGATCACAGCACAG CATGCTATTGCTGGTACTAGTCTATATGTGGTGGGCCCTAATGATGACTTGGAAGATATCAAGGAAACAACTATGGAGGATATGAAGTCTGTCATGAGCAGGGTCGACAAGAGTGATGAAGGAGTTTGTGTGCAAGCATCTACTCTTGGTTCCTTGGAAGCATTGCTGGAGTTTCTTAAAACCCCATAA
- the LOC133818361 gene encoding SNF1-related protein kinase regulatory subunit beta-2-like, translated as MVMGNARGGKDGEGPSGSKSFEDTDDVGYVVESEADGVFSDSMAMAGSPSHNPSGFHPYNLFNHHPNPLEGHQMPEQHVQAQNRASLQHSMPNHVMSNENLTRVKLSWNCGAKQVAVMGSWDNWETREILQSLGNGFTVVKTLPPGEYQYLFIVDGYLRWAPDLPWICDDLGNAYNVLDLQVCESELPESLSEFRSPPSPPSSYDNQFLNEDDFSRPPPETPSQLQSTILNNKSSSSNDGQQPQHTQLNHLYIQNHFEGQFMALGSTRRFRQKYVTMVLYKPLRRTN; from the exons ATGG TGATGGGTAATGCCAGAGGTGGAAAAGATGGAGAAGGTCCATCGGGAAGTAAAAGCTTTGAAGATACTGATGATGTTGGGTATGTAGTAGAATCTGAAGCAGATGGGGTGTTTTCAGATTCCATGGCCATGGCTGGCTCACCTTCTCACAACCCAAGTGGGTTCCACCCTTATAACTTGTTCAATCATCACCCT AACCCGTTAGAAGGCCATCAAATGCCCGAACAGCACGTCCAAGCTCAAAATCGAGCTTCTCTTCAACATTCAATGCCTAATCATGTTATGTCCAATGAAAATTTGACTCGTGTGAAGCTATCTTGGAATTGTGGTGCCAAGCAAGTAGCTGTAATGGGATCGTGGGACAACTGGGAAACCAG AGAGATTTTGCAGAGTTTAGGAAATGGCTTCACTGTTGTAAAGACACTCCCACCAGGTGAATATCAGTACCTGTTTATAGTAGATGGCTATTTGAGGTGGGCTCCAGACTTGCCATGGATCTGTGATGATTTAGGGAATGCTTACAATGTTTTGGATTTGCAG GTGTGTGAGTCCGAATTGCCAGAAAGTCTATCTGAATTCAGATCTCCTCCGTCCCCTCCTTCGAGCTATGATAACCAATTCTTAAACGAAGATGATTTTAGTAGGCCTCCACCGGAGACACCTTCTCAACTACAATCTACAATTCTAAATAATAAGTCATCATCTTCAAACGATGGTCAGCAGCCTCAACACACACAGTTGAACCATTTATACATTCAAAACCATTTTGAAGGTCAGTTCATGGCGCTTGGTTCCACTCGTAGGTTTCGCCAAAAATATGTTACAATGGTATTGTACAAGCCCCTTAGAAGAACAAATTGA
- the LOC133818362 gene encoding uncharacterized protein LOC133818362 produces the protein MAATLALSYSPTTRLPLPSFSSLLAPLPHSAISPRRRTNRFKIHAELGSGDGDVKKEGKKKFITREQEPEQYWQTAGEREGENPMKTPLPYIIIFGMSTPFVILAIGFANGWIKVPIR, from the exons ATGGCAGCCACTCTGGCTCTCTCTTATTCTCCCACCACCAGACTCCCACTTCCATCCTTCTCATCACTGCTCGCTCCTCTTCCTCACTCTGCCATTTCTCCAAGGAGGAGAACTAATCGTTTCAAAATCCATGCAGAACTAG GTAGTGGCGATGGAGATGTCAAGAAAGAAGGGAAGAAGAAATTTATAACTAGAGAACAAGAGCCTGAACA GTATTGGCAAACAGCAGGAGAAAGAGAAGGGGAAAATCCTATGAAAACCCCACTACCTTACATAATCATCTTTGGTATGTCAACCCCTTTTGTAATCCTAGCCATTGGTTTTGCTAATGGTTGGATTAAGGTACCTATTAGATGA